A single window of Treponema denticola ATCC 35405 DNA harbors:
- a CDS encoding ABC transporter ATP-binding protein → MLKVQNLSKYYGSKKTQVVGCKNISFELKTGEITSLLGLNGAGKSSIINCISGYYTPDEGDAFIDSYSILTDGLEAKKLLGILYEQNPLYSNMTVHDFLYFAGQMHGIEKDRLDAALDEVIDFCEIDEVKNHLIKSLSKGFKQRVGLAQAVLHNPPLIILDEPASGFDSVQVKDFEKKILHIAKEKTILICTHDLRQAAELCSNHILLNKGEIIAIGNLLEIKEQLETEGCDFDSEINYTVLEKAFEFFAGINKNEFRKNE, encoded by the coding sequence ATGCTTAAAGTACAAAACTTAAGTAAATATTACGGAAGCAAAAAAACTCAGGTTGTAGGTTGTAAAAATATTTCGTTTGAATTAAAAACCGGTGAGATAACTTCGCTTTTAGGCTTAAACGGTGCGGGTAAAAGCAGTATCATAAACTGTATTTCAGGTTATTATACACCGGATGAAGGAGATGCTTTTATAGACTCGTACTCCATATTAACCGATGGACTTGAAGCAAAAAAACTTCTAGGTATTCTATATGAACAAAATCCTCTTTATTCGAATATGACGGTTCATGATTTTTTATATTTCGCCGGTCAAATGCACGGAATAGAAAAAGATAGATTGGATGCTGCTTTAGATGAAGTAATCGATTTTTGCGAAATAGATGAAGTAAAAAATCACTTAATTAAAAGTTTATCTAAGGGGTTTAAGCAACGTGTAGGCTTAGCTCAAGCTGTTTTACATAATCCTCCGTTGATTATTTTGGATGAACCCGCTTCAGGTTTTGATTCGGTGCAGGTAAAAGATTTCGAAAAAAAAATATTGCATATTGCAAAAGAAAAAACAATTTTAATATGTACACATGATTTAAGACAGGCTGCGGAGCTTTGCTCCAATCATATTTTACTTAATAAGGGAGAAATAATAGCCATTGGTAATCTTTTAGAAATAAAAGAACAGCTGGAGACGGAAGGCTGCGACTTTGATTCGGAAATAAATTATACCGTATTGGAAAAAGCCTTTGAATTTTTTGCAGGGATAAACAAAAATGAATTTAGAAAAAACGAATAA
- a CDS encoding SpoIIE family protein phosphatase, translating to MINEKKHMKKILTIFLMFLFFISFLSAKEFYWENPSVISGRNGYFLKSASNANISASVWEEVVKSSDTEGLIYISTGVYVNNKWTINERIIPPIPYTADIPSIVSIAVGNDDSILIALVKNRNTITILKSTDYGKTYTVKNIVTEIYDLLSPQLSVASNGKYLMFVSHGADEKFSIFYSSSEDGLNWPAFSEFNFAKKMDRIFLPAHTASSKNDVLVFQALDKSGDRRTYQLFSSFSSDGCSSWSEPVRITDNFDFNNQRPNLLYINSEKSIFIVWEQSSYRSEKNSPAYAVLDSKGKLASSIEILPSGNGTMFSPRIIAYNNKPLITWSETYDGKSSILIARKEDSIWKTDSVASITGSLLFVNPFFVDGNLHIVWQEGVRAAKIMHIEPDHEVAKAQLQPLNFDSKTLEGRQKITMKIKFPNDSSGIAGYSYEWSKDVPPEFVAPVIKKLKDETVLVYEPEEDGLWYLGVRVCDYAGNWSEMTTISYERDIVPPAAPIFDLLALDKKGFVKSNTFDIKWNPPDLDINGKPETAINGYIWNLSYLGTVDKFLSYLKTAGSAFIDDDVVQKVLSDNLDVELNTSKISSVSNKREFKNYENGLYALTVSAVDAFGNIGAPAVKYFALNKYIPYTYVADINAVQALDGSISLSLVGKGFAAGGEVTSIYVDADGLPPYDLTIEKKDFSVLSDKLISNIKINYLDPGKYYVGLMHSGRGVYFAQKTISFDDIGNIKLGDYGKVYKYNWLLSAMDSDFSDYFLIICFTIFILLIMTLSITGVIYSVKEAIKIKYEVTVLLRGGAMSFGKEKKLSALKVRGGGLRLKFMMFTMTLIISVILTLDLPLGFRFSETQERLLAEGLASNTQVLLESLSSGAKAYLPSKNVLELGFLPSQVSALKEASFATITGVHIDNKKVGYNFVWASNDEDILSKIDTPDFVVGKSELLLPQLENVYKKLDEIDKEARDSVGEISDEIQSLTDMTMLIALNTDLKSVERRNEIQSAINQMETKLSSELNGLSIKGSGSYPEFNSKKLSRDITSYLFYKPILYRQTGGQSNFVQGMVYIQVSTQSLIEQIDEATTALRKVILLISLGALSAGLVGAYILSSIITAPIKKLVRHVAMIAATEDKELLAGKDVKLRTKDEIGVLGTTINEMTNGLVEAAAASKDLTMGKEIQKMFLPLDLDEAGRKLTSGKTVDDNVEFFGYYEGARGVSGDYFDYIKLDDRYYAIIKCDVAGKGVPAALIMVEVATLFLDYFRDWSYKKQGLKIDQVVSRINDLLESRGFKGRFAAFTLCIMDSISGNVHFCNAGDNVINIYDAALKKMKEVILTEVSAAGVFPTFMIDMKGGFKVETVKLNSGDVLFLYTDGIEEAKRLFRNSKLEPILCEEPGLEKDAEHETHSVGQDGEELGKPRVCKIIESIFARSSFSLKKWHNPIENEQFDFDFTNLEGTIEDAVIGLVSVEKIFRMYQDPKATERDMVQVDKKIDLFLNKHFRQYQTYCGNRVPNTSYNEYLYYTNVREDQQYDDLTILGIKKK from the coding sequence ATGATTAACGAGAAAAAACATATGAAAAAAATCTTAACTATATTTTTAATGTTCTTATTTTTTATAAGTTTTTTATCGGCAAAAGAATTTTATTGGGAAAATCCTTCCGTTATAAGCGGCCGAAACGGATACTTTTTAAAGTCCGCTTCAAATGCAAATATCTCCGCATCTGTCTGGGAAGAAGTCGTTAAGTCCTCCGATACTGAAGGATTGATATATATTTCAACAGGCGTATATGTAAATAACAAATGGACAATAAATGAAAGAATAATTCCGCCTATTCCTTATACGGCCGATATTCCGTCAATTGTTTCTATCGCAGTTGGAAATGATGACAGTATTTTAATTGCATTGGTAAAAAACCGTAATACTATTACGATTTTAAAAAGTACCGATTACGGTAAAACATATACGGTTAAAAATATTGTCACAGAAATATACGATTTGCTTTCTCCTCAACTATCAGTTGCTTCAAACGGCAAGTATCTTATGTTTGTTTCTCACGGTGCAGATGAAAAGTTTTCTATATTCTATTCTTCATCTGAAGACGGCCTTAATTGGCCGGCTTTTTCGGAGTTTAACTTTGCAAAAAAAATGGATAGAATTTTTCTTCCGGCACATACGGCTTCATCAAAAAACGATGTCTTGGTTTTTCAAGCCTTGGATAAAAGCGGAGACAGACGTACTTATCAGCTTTTTTCTTCGTTTTCCTCCGATGGATGTTCCTCCTGGTCGGAACCTGTAAGGATAACGGATAATTTTGATTTTAATAATCAAAGACCTAATCTCTTATATATTAATTCGGAAAAATCTATTTTCATTGTTTGGGAGCAATCATCTTACCGCAGCGAAAAGAATTCTCCTGCCTATGCCGTTTTAGATAGCAAAGGAAAACTTGCTTCTTCAATTGAAATACTGCCGTCCGGAAATGGAACGATGTTTAGCCCCAGGATTATAGCTTATAATAATAAGCCTCTTATTACTTGGTCAGAAACTTATGATGGTAAATCATCCATTTTGATTGCAAGAAAAGAAGATTCAATTTGGAAAACAGACTCTGTTGCATCCATTACCGGCTCCTTGCTTTTTGTAAATCCTTTTTTTGTAGACGGAAATCTTCATATAGTTTGGCAGGAAGGAGTACGCGCGGCAAAAATAATGCATATCGAACCTGACCATGAGGTAGCAAAAGCTCAGCTTCAGCCTTTGAATTTTGATTCAAAGACTTTAGAGGGAAGACAAAAAATTACAATGAAGATTAAATTTCCCAATGACTCATCAGGTATAGCCGGTTATTCGTATGAATGGTCAAAGGATGTTCCTCCCGAATTTGTAGCCCCTGTGATTAAAAAATTAAAAGATGAAACCGTTTTGGTGTATGAGCCTGAAGAAGACGGCTTGTGGTATTTGGGTGTTAGAGTTTGCGATTATGCCGGGAACTGGTCGGAGATGACTACGATTTCTTATGAGAGAGATATAGTTCCTCCCGCAGCTCCTATATTTGATTTATTGGCCTTAGATAAAAAAGGTTTTGTAAAATCGAATACGTTTGATATTAAATGGAATCCACCCGATTTGGATATAAACGGAAAACCTGAAACGGCTATAAACGGTTATATATGGAATCTTTCATATTTAGGTACAGTAGATAAATTTCTTTCATACCTAAAAACGGCAGGGTCTGCCTTTATAGATGATGATGTCGTGCAAAAAGTTTTGTCCGATAATTTAGATGTTGAATTAAATACATCAAAAATAAGTTCCGTTTCAAATAAAAGAGAATTTAAAAATTATGAAAACGGTCTTTATGCTTTAACCGTTTCTGCCGTAGACGCTTTTGGAAATATCGGTGCTCCGGCAGTAAAGTATTTTGCTTTAAATAAATATATTCCGTATACTTATGTTGCAGATATAAATGCGGTGCAAGCACTGGATGGATCTATCTCTCTTTCTCTGGTAGGTAAGGGCTTTGCTGCCGGAGGCGAAGTAACTTCGATCTATGTTGATGCTGACGGACTTCCTCCTTATGATCTAACTATAGAAAAAAAAGATTTCTCTGTTCTTAGTGACAAACTTATATCGAATATAAAAATAAATTATCTGGATCCCGGAAAATACTATGTGGGATTAATGCACTCAGGACGAGGAGTTTACTTTGCCCAAAAAACCATATCTTTTGATGATATAGGAAATATTAAGCTGGGTGATTATGGAAAGGTCTATAAATATAATTGGCTTCTTTCGGCTATGGATTCCGATTTTTCGGATTATTTTTTAATTATTTGTTTTACAATATTTATTTTACTTATTATGACTCTTTCAATAACGGGAGTTATTTATTCCGTAAAAGAAGCTATAAAAATAAAGTATGAGGTAACTGTTTTATTGCGAGGAGGTGCTATGTCATTTGGAAAAGAAAAAAAACTGTCTGCATTAAAAGTTAGAGGCGGCGGATTAAGGTTAAAGTTTATGATGTTTACAATGACTTTGATAATATCGGTTATTTTAACCTTGGATCTTCCCTTGGGTTTTCGATTTTCGGAAACACAGGAAAGATTATTGGCAGAAGGTTTGGCTTCAAATACTCAGGTTTTGCTTGAAAGTTTGAGTTCCGGTGCCAAAGCTTATCTTCCTTCAAAAAATGTATTGGAGCTGGGCTTTTTACCTTCTCAAGTCTCTGCGCTTAAAGAAGCAAGTTTTGCAACGATAACCGGTGTTCACATTGATAATAAAAAAGTAGGTTATAATTTTGTTTGGGCTTCCAATGATGAAGATATTCTTTCTAAAATAGATACTCCCGATTTTGTTGTAGGCAAATCCGAGTTGTTATTGCCCCAATTGGAAAATGTGTATAAAAAACTTGATGAAATTGATAAGGAAGCAAGAGATAGTGTAGGCGAAATTTCAGATGAAATCCAATCTTTGACAGATATGACCATGTTAATTGCTTTGAATACCGATTTGAAATCGGTAGAACGCAGAAACGAAATTCAGTCGGCTATTAATCAAATGGAAACAAAACTTAGTTCCGAACTTAACGGATTGAGTATAAAGGGATCCGGTTCTTATCCCGAATTTAATTCGAAAAAACTTTCAAGGGATATTACAAGCTATCTCTTTTATAAGCCTATTCTTTACAGACAGACAGGAGGGCAATCTAATTTTGTTCAAGGTATGGTTTATATTCAGGTTTCTACACAGAGTTTGATTGAACAAATTGATGAAGCAACAACTGCACTGCGTAAAGTTATATTATTGATTTCATTGGGTGCTCTTTCAGCAGGTTTAGTCGGTGCTTATATTTTGTCTTCGATTATTACGGCTCCTATAAAAAAACTTGTAAGACATGTTGCAATGATTGCCGCTACCGAAGATAAGGAGCTCCTTGCAGGTAAGGATGTTAAGCTTAGAACAAAGGATGAGATAGGTGTTTTAGGAACAACCATAAATGAAATGACAAACGGTCTTGTTGAGGCAGCTGCTGCTTCAAAGGATTTGACAATGGGTAAAGAAATTCAAAAAATGTTTTTACCCCTCGATTTAGATGAAGCAGGAAGAAAACTTACGTCAGGAAAGACTGTAGATGATAATGTAGAATTCTTCGGTTATTATGAAGGTGCTCGCGGTGTATCGGGAGACTATTTTGATTATATAAAATTGGACGATAGATACTATGCAATTATAAAGTGCGACGTTGCAGGTAAGGGAGTTCCTGCCGCTCTTATAATGGTCGAGGTCGCAACTCTTTTCTTGGACTATTTTAGAGACTGGAGCTATAAAAAGCAGGGACTAAAAATAGATCAGGTTGTATCACGAATAAACGATCTACTGGAATCCAGAGGCTTTAAGGGACGTTTTGCAGCCTTTACCCTTTGTATTATGGATTCGATAAGCGGTAATGTTCATTTTTGTAATGCAGGTGATAATGTTATCAATATTTATGATGCCGCCTTAAAGAAAATGAAAGAAGTTATCTTGACCGAAGTTTCTGCAGCAGGAGTTTTCCCCACTTTTATGATAGATATGAAAGGCGGCTTTAAGGTTGAAACCGTTAAATTAAATTCCGGAGATGTTCTGTTCCTCTACACTGACGGTATTGAAGAAGCCAAACGCTTGTTTAGGAATTCCAAACTGGAGCCTATTTTATGTGAAGAACCCGGGCTTGAAAAAGATGCCGAACATGAAACTCATAGTGTCGGTCAGGACGGAGAAGAGTTGGGTAAGCCTCGCGTATGCAAGATTATCGAAAGTATCTTTGCCCGAAGTTCTTTTAGCTTAAAAAAATGGCATAACCCGATTGAAAATGAACAATTCGATTTTGATTTTACAAACCTTGAGGGAACAATTGAGGATGCGGTTATAGGCCTTGTTTCAGTCGAAAAAATATTCCGAATGTATCAGGATCCTAAAGCAACCGAAAGAGATATGGTTCAGGTAGATAAAAAAATAGATTTATTTTTAAATAAACATTTTAGGCAATATCAAACTTATTGCGGAAACCGTGTCCCCAACACAAGTTATAACGAGTATCTTTATTATACAAATGTACGTGAAGATCAGCAATATGACGATTTAACTATTTTGGGAATTAAGAAGAAATAA
- a CDS encoding UPF0164 family protein, which yields MKRIFQAVCISIFLIFPKIGLFCADISNFYSGVSSIFDIFTQKFEGETAFRSLLIPSGGRFEGLGGTFTALSNDISFFDANPAASALLKETELNVLHNSWIADSKLETLGYTQRKNHLGWGTSLRCFYIPFTEYGPLGQKKASGYYSETFLTANIAYNFFAGYDFKGLTVGGSIKTGIRSMPPFSGQGEAADPDNPTPQYKNASQQNGYAVLGDFGIMIRANVTKIFYSDEPNFYFGLSLKNFGPPIKGDIPPSYISLGFAYRPVNFFLFGIDVNQGINIVNIKNSGLPYGSLGFMFSITKYFNLLTGLGIKGGNPRFTLGGEVNLSDVQISANYTLDLSSQVTNISRISVGVKLLLGQDKRDEKLSTVKKLYVQALKEYNNKNYEKAIELWKEILTIDKRYDPAIEGIARAEQQLRLLEEIKKILFLD from the coding sequence ATGAAGAGAATTTTTCAAGCCGTTTGCATAAGTATTTTTCTCATTTTTCCAAAAATAGGCCTTTTTTGTGCAGATATTTCCAATTTTTACTCGGGAGTATCATCAATTTTTGATATATTTACACAAAAATTTGAAGGAGAAACAGCTTTTCGCTCCCTTTTAATTCCCTCAGGAGGCCGCTTTGAAGGTCTTGGGGGCACTTTTACGGCTCTTTCAAACGATATAAGTTTTTTCGATGCAAACCCTGCTGCGAGTGCCCTTTTAAAAGAAACCGAGCTAAATGTTCTGCATAACAGCTGGATAGCGGATTCCAAGCTCGAAACGCTAGGCTATACCCAAAGGAAAAATCATCTGGGCTGGGGAACTTCATTAAGGTGCTTCTACATTCCCTTTACCGAATACGGCCCCTTGGGGCAAAAAAAAGCATCAGGCTATTATAGCGAAACTTTTTTAACCGCAAATATAGCCTATAATTTTTTTGCAGGATACGATTTTAAGGGTTTAACAGTAGGGGGAAGTATAAAAACCGGCATAAGATCCATGCCTCCATTTTCAGGGCAGGGAGAGGCAGCGGATCCGGACAACCCTACACCCCAATATAAAAATGCTTCACAACAAAACGGATATGCCGTTCTTGGCGATTTTGGAATTATGATAAGGGCCAATGTTACAAAAATCTTTTACAGTGATGAGCCTAATTTTTATTTCGGGCTTAGTTTAAAAAACTTCGGTCCCCCCATAAAAGGAGACATTCCTCCTTCATATATTTCTCTAGGCTTTGCATATAGGCCCGTAAATTTCTTTTTATTCGGAATAGATGTGAATCAGGGGATAAATATTGTAAACATAAAAAATTCCGGCCTGCCTTATGGCAGTTTAGGATTTATGTTTTCAATTACAAAATATTTTAATCTTCTAACAGGTTTAGGCATTAAGGGAGGAAATCCTCGATTTACCTTGGGTGGAGAAGTAAACCTCTCGGACGTTCAAATTTCCGCAAATTATACTCTGGATCTATCCAGTCAGGTTACAAATATCAGCCGTATCAGCGTGGGAGTAAAACTTCTTTTAGGACAGGATAAAAGAGATGAAAAACTTAGCACCGTAAAAAAACTCTATGTTCAGGCCTTAAAAGAGTACAATAATAAAAACTACGAAAAAGCTATAGAACTTTGGAAAGAAATTTTAACGATAGACAAACGCTATGACCCTGCAATAGAAGGCATAGCCAGAGCCGAACAGCAGCTCCGGCTCTTAGAAGAAATCAAGAAAATCTTGTTCCTCGATTAA
- a CDS encoding DNA topoisomerase IV subunit A gives MDYIESLFNKNFLEYASYVIRDRAIPDLEDGLKPVQRRILHSLFEMDDGKFHKVANVIGHCMKYHPHGDASIGNALVVLASKELFIDTQGNFGNIFTGDEASAPRYIECRVNEFAKTIFYNPHITDYTVSYDGRNKEPLAFRAKLPVILAIGAEGIAVGMSTKILPHNILEIIEAEKAFLSGKSFALFPDFPTGGLIDVSEYEDGLGKVLVRAKLDTSDEKRIVIRELPFGSTTESMINSIEAASKAGKVKISEISDYTGENVEIELKLPRGVYSADVVDALYAFTECEQSIPCNLLVIKDNLPVQITVTDIIKYHAKQLMQILKDELEYERAMLTERLHLRTLERIFIEERIYKKIETMKTAEGVINAVIKGFVPFKKELIRDVTEDDVDKLLKIPIRRISLYDINKNREEVREINNRLKEIAKLLKNLKGYAISVLDGIAAKLPAEEFKRKTEITGFTKVDVKEAVTRDTALRYDEETGYLGTSVTTGKDILRVSPYDRIFVLRKSGVYTVMDVPDRVFVDTGMWYCGFAEKEELSKVLFTVIYRDSKTKYAYIKRARVEGYILNRDYLFAPDNTEVLFVSTKLKFSFKLNYAPKPRVKKIEEEFKADSFAEKGLKAQGVRLSVREVLSAEELSEKKSLIKKAQEKKAETKKTVKKEAPIKEKKEAAKKAKPEKTSKTVKNEKTSGAQKTSKTGKKKVSDK, from the coding sequence ATGGATTATATTGAAAGTCTTTTTAATAAGAATTTTTTGGAATATGCAAGTTATGTTATCCGCGACAGGGCCATACCCGACCTTGAGGACGGCTTAAAGCCTGTTCAAAGGAGAATTTTACATTCTCTTTTTGAGATGGATGACGGCAAATTTCACAAGGTGGCAAACGTTATCGGGCACTGTATGAAGTACCATCCCCACGGAGACGCTTCCATAGGAAACGCCCTCGTGGTTCTTGCCTCAAAAGAGCTTTTTATAGATACGCAAGGAAACTTCGGGAATATTTTTACCGGAGATGAAGCTTCCGCTCCCCGATACATAGAGTGCAGGGTAAACGAATTTGCAAAAACCATCTTTTATAATCCTCACATAACCGATTATACCGTTTCTTATGACGGAAGAAACAAGGAGCCCCTGGCTTTTAGGGCCAAGCTCCCCGTAATCCTCGCAATAGGGGCAGAGGGAATTGCCGTAGGTATGTCTACAAAGATTTTGCCCCATAATATCCTCGAAATAATTGAGGCCGAAAAAGCCTTTTTAAGCGGAAAATCCTTTGCTCTTTTCCCGGACTTTCCTACGGGAGGATTGATAGATGTCTCTGAATATGAAGACGGCTTAGGCAAAGTCTTAGTCAGGGCCAAGCTCGACACCTCCGACGAAAAGAGGATAGTAATAAGGGAGCTGCCCTTCGGAAGCACCACCGAAAGCATGATTAACTCTATCGAGGCCGCTTCAAAGGCCGGAAAGGTTAAGATTTCGGAAATAAGCGACTATACGGGCGAAAATGTCGAGATTGAGTTAAAGCTTCCCAGAGGAGTCTATTCGGCAGATGTGGTAGATGCCCTCTATGCTTTTACCGAATGCGAGCAGTCGATTCCCTGCAATCTTTTGGTTATAAAGGACAATCTTCCGGTTCAAATTACCGTAACCGATATAATAAAATATCATGCCAAGCAGCTGATGCAGATTTTAAAGGACGAGCTCGAATACGAAAGAGCTATGCTTACCGAGCGCCTCCACCTGCGCACCCTTGAGCGTATTTTTATCGAGGAACGCATATACAAAAAGATAGAAACTATGAAGACGGCGGAGGGCGTAATCAATGCAGTTATCAAGGGCTTTGTTCCCTTTAAAAAGGAATTAATCCGCGATGTAACCGAAGATGATGTCGATAAATTGCTTAAAATCCCCATCCGCCGCATATCTCTTTACGATATAAACAAAAACCGTGAAGAGGTCAGGGAGATAAATAACCGCTTAAAGGAAATTGCAAAGCTCTTAAAGAATTTAAAGGGCTATGCTATTTCGGTTTTGGACGGAATTGCGGCAAAGCTTCCGGCAGAGGAATTTAAGCGCAAGACCGAGATTACGGGCTTTACAAAGGTTGACGTAAAAGAGGCCGTAACAAGGGATACGGCCCTCCGCTATGATGAAGAAACGGGATATCTCGGCACCTCCGTTACCACAGGAAAAGATATTCTACGGGTCAGCCCCTATGACCGCATCTTTGTCTTGCGGAAGAGCGGGGTTTACACCGTAATGGATGTGCCCGACCGAGTCTTTGTCGATACGGGAATGTGGTATTGCGGCTTTGCCGAAAAAGAAGAGCTTTCAAAGGTGCTTTTTACCGTAATTTACCGCGATTCCAAGACAAAGTATGCCTATATAAAAAGGGCGAGGGTAGAAGGCTATATCCTAAACAGGGATTACCTTTTTGCTCCCGACAACACCGAGGTGCTTTTTGTAAGTACGAAACTTAAGTTTTCTTTTAAGCTGAACTATGCGCCTAAACCGAGAGTAAAAAAGATAGAAGAAGAATTTAAGGCCGATTCCTTTGCTGAGAAAGGCTTAAAGGCCCAAGGCGTACGCCTTTCGGTACGAGAGGTTCTTTCTGCCGAAGAACTGTCTGAAAAAAAATCATTGATTAAAAAGGCTCAAGAAAAAAAAGCCGAAACAAAAAAGACGGTTAAAAAGGAAGCTCCTATAAAGGAAAAAAAAGAAGCCGCAAAGAAGGCTAAGCCTGAAAAAACGTCCAAGACCGTCAAAAACGAGAAGACTTCCGGGGCTCAAAAGACTTCAAAGACAGGAAAGAAAAAAGTATCCGATAAATAA
- the grdB gene encoding glycine reductase complex selenoprotein B: MSKVIVHYINQFFAGKGGEDMADYKPEVIDGTAGPGTGIQGALGDAGKIVKTIICGDNFFNEHEEEAVAFVKKVLTDTKADLLIAGPGFNAGRYGMACGNAAKVAFELGIPAISGLYEENPGYDVFKAFMYTIKTGNSAVSMREAVPAIGALAKKLLKGEQICCPEKEGLLPRGVRQNYFAEERGAKRAVDMLIKKIKGEAFVTEYPMPVFDRVPPQPPVKDITKAKIALVTSGGVVPKGNPDHIEASNASHYGEYSIAGMAALSSKDSETAHGGYDPTYCNANPNRVLPVDVLRDLEKEGKIGKLHDKYYTTVGNGTAVKRAKKFAEEIVQKLVKDGVQAVILTSTUGTCTRCGATMVKEIERFLPVVHIATVVPISKTVGANRIVPAVAIPHPLGDPKMNDADEKKLRRSLVEKALKALETPISEQTVF; the protein is encoded by the coding sequence ATGAGTAAAGTAATTGTTCATTATATCAATCAGTTCTTTGCCGGAAAGGGCGGAGAAGACATGGCTGACTACAAACCGGAGGTTATTGACGGAACAGCAGGTCCCGGTACCGGAATTCAAGGTGCTTTAGGAGATGCAGGAAAGATCGTCAAGACCATTATCTGCGGTGATAACTTTTTTAACGAGCACGAAGAAGAAGCTGTTGCATTCGTCAAAAAAGTTCTTACAGATACAAAAGCAGACCTTCTTATCGCCGGTCCCGGATTTAACGCCGGACGATACGGTATGGCTTGCGGTAACGCAGCAAAGGTTGCCTTTGAGCTTGGAATCCCCGCTATTTCTGGTCTCTATGAAGAAAACCCCGGTTATGATGTATTCAAAGCCTTTATGTACACAATCAAAACAGGCAACTCTGCTGTAAGCATGAGAGAAGCTGTTCCTGCTATCGGAGCTTTGGCTAAAAAACTTTTAAAAGGCGAACAAATTTGCTGCCCCGAAAAAGAAGGTCTCTTACCCAGAGGCGTACGCCAAAACTACTTTGCAGAAGAAAGAGGTGCAAAGAGAGCTGTTGACATGCTCATCAAGAAGATTAAGGGTGAAGCATTCGTAACCGAATATCCGATGCCCGTATTCGACAGAGTACCTCCTCAGCCTCCCGTTAAGGATATCACCAAGGCAAAGATTGCATTGGTAACCTCAGGCGGTGTTGTACCCAAGGGTAACCCCGACCACATTGAAGCTTCAAATGCTTCACACTACGGCGAATATTCAATCGCAGGTATGGCCGCTCTTTCATCAAAAGACAGCGAAACAGCTCACGGCGGATATGACCCGACCTATTGTAACGCAAACCCCAACCGAGTTCTTCCGGTAGATGTTTTGCGTGATCTCGAAAAAGAGGGAAAGATCGGAAAGCTTCATGACAAGTACTATACAACGGTAGGAAACGGTACCGCTGTAAAGCGTGCAAAGAAATTTGCCGAAGAAATTGTTCAAAAACTTGTAAAAGATGGAGTGCAGGCTGTAATTCTTACCTCTACGTGAGGCACATGTACTCGTTGCGGTGCAACGATGGTTAAAGAAATCGAGAGATTCCTCCCGGTAGTACATATTGCAACTGTTGTTCCTATCTCAAAGACTGTTGGTGCTAACAGAATTGTTCCGGCTGTAGCTATTCCTCACCCGCTCGGTGATCCTAAAATGAACGACGCAGATGAGAAAAAACTCCGCCGATCACTTGTTGAAAAAGCATTAAAAGCTCTTGAAACACCTATTTCAGAGCAAACCGTTTTTTAA